One window of Mixophyes fleayi isolate aMixFle1 chromosome 3, aMixFle1.hap1, whole genome shotgun sequence genomic DNA carries:
- the LOC142143181 gene encoding uncharacterized protein LOC142143181, with protein sequence MPRPKRVASKPVRLRSTSPGPMRRHQGDGGAAAGVGGISGGDKPCVPRRREGGVGAEGAPSVREPRGRKKSERRGSAVQTKPQSSARMRRPAAPALSAPVAGAGRRESLATRGSRRDNFSQHRGGIAINPPVLAARERVREFGCPAPHQLYFPPSPFLPNSARGPAWGAQTLGCPLSVRRALYLPTSGVEEAGSSTRAFFAQNRANVRGESNQDFGVQGFWDARDPSGLRWEEAFGSAGRSLSRIQRHRLSPPYYRQSLDTSSSTLGERGDWNVGYGLRSEQASGIIFDYFHGGSDAGAPSGASEPVRGDEWGLGAAGEVYEYHAAAQGRPVCSSSFGSYSVPLLDSGVLRNVTHDVSEAHDYVSPVLQSQHSVPPGMGVPLTEPTAAAGGASTSVADHSVGEEVARTEERPAVGQHWIDHHAGIRGLAERGLAQSTLRVYRAA encoded by the exons ATGCCCCGTCCTAAGAGGGTAGCGAGCAAACCTGTCCGTCTCCGCTCCACCTCCCCTGGCCCTATGCGGCGCCATCAGGGGGATGGGGGCGCGGCTGCGGGGGTGGGTGGCATCTCTGGCGGGGACAAGCCCTGTGTTCCTCGCCGGCGTGAAGGTGGTGTGGGTGCCGAGGGAGCGCCTAGTGTTAGAGAGCCCCGGGGGAGGAAGAAGTCTGAAAGGCGCGGCTCGGCGGTTCAGACTAAACCACAGAGCagcgcgcgcatgcgcagacccgcggCTCCAGCGCTGTCAGCTCCCGTTGCTGGAGCAGGG CGGCGGGAGTCTTTGGCCACAAGGGGGAGCCGACGAGACAATTTCAGTCAGCACAGGGGTGGTATTGCCATTAACCCCCCTGTGCTGGCTGccagagagagagtgagggaaTTTGGGTGCCCAGCGCCTCACCAACTTTATTTTCCCCCCAGCCCATTTTTGCCCAACAGTGCCAGAGGTCCAGCATGGGGGGCGCAGACCCTGGGCTGCCCTTTGTCTGTACGCAGGGCACTGTATCTTCCTACATCAGGCGTGGAGGAAGCAGGTTCGAGTACCAGAGCCTTTTTCGCTCAGAATAGAGCCAATGTCAGAGGGGAGTCGAATCAGGATTTTGGGGTGCAGGGATTTTGGGATGCGCGGGATCCATCTGGGCTCAGATGGGAGGAGGCTTTTGGTTCTGCGGGCCGTAGTCTAAGCAGGATTCAGCGCCACCGGTTATCTCCTCCCTATTATAGACAGTCACTGGATACCAGCTCCTCAACACTGGGAGAAAGGGGGGACTGGAATGTGGGGTATGGTCTTCGCTCTGAGCAGGCGAGCGGCATTATTTTTGACTATTTTCATGGAGGCAGCGACGCAGGAGCACCGTCAGGTGCAAGTGAGCCAGTAAGGGGGGATGAGTGGGGCCTAGGGGCGGCAGGTGAGGTGTACGAGTATCACGCGGCGGCGCAGGGTAGGCCCGTCTGTTCCTCGTCTTTCGGGTCATATAGCGTACCCCTGTTAGATTCAGGGGTTTTGAGGAATGTCACCCATGATGTGTCAGAAGCTCACGATTATGTCTCTCCAGTTCTACAGAGCCAGCATTCGGTGCCTCCAGGGATGGGAGTTCCTTTGACGGAGCCAACGGCAGCCGCTGGTGGGGCATCAACAAGCGTGGCAGATCATTCGGTTGGGGAAGAGGTGGCGAGGACGGAGGAGCGACCAGCAGTCGGGCAGCATTGGATAG atcatcacgccgGCATAAGGGGTCTGGCAGAACGCGGCCTGGCGCAATCCACATTGCGGGTATATCGAGCAGCGTGA